From the genome of Hymenobacter sp. PAMC 26628, one region includes:
- a CDS encoding penicillin acylase family protein: protein MRKILTVLFSLGALTQARAQAFAPAEVARWKQQARQVAVTRDTWGVPHISGKTDADAVFGALYTQCEDDFARVEDNYLTALGRRAEVDGEKALYEDLRARLFMDSTQAIAVYGRSPVWMKSLLNAFAAGTNYYLATHPDVHPRRIRRFQPWMPLLFSEGSIGGNVSVVPVERLKAFYSQQKPTSWQGPRPAAEGEGFDRSSVGSNGFAIAPAKSASGHALLLINPHTSFYFRSELQMTSAAGLNAYGAVTWGQFFIYQGFNAKCGWMHTSSYADSMDEYLETVTEKDGKYYYQYDGQTLPVRAQPVTLAYVKDGQLLRRKFVGYHTPHGPVVGLQDGKWVTVKMMDAPLAALEQSYLRTKATDYASFKEVMRLNGNASNNTVFADAKGTIAYWHGNFMPRRPAGPDWSKPVDGSTKATEWQGLHPVEDLVQVRNPASGFIQNCNGTPFTVAGPGSSPDPAKYPAYMAPEPDNYREINAVRVLSRRQAFTLDTLIAAADDPHLAGFEKLLPAALRDCQLLLDAASDAPLPAGVKAALPVLRAWNLNYSATSVAQTLAIYWAERMQRLARPRVPAGQTLDYIAFTQFVIDHVTPEEKAAALGETLAELTRDFGRWDVAWGEVNRYQRLTGKIDETYDDAQPSLPVAFTSSAWGSLAAFGARTAPNTKKRYGYVGNSFVAVVEFGPRVVARSVVTGGQDSRPGAPHFTDQAPLYTQGKFKDVWFYPEDVAQHVARQYHPGE, encoded by the coding sequence ATGAGAAAAATACTTACGGTTCTCTTTTCCCTGGGGGCCCTAACCCAGGCCCGGGCCCAGGCCTTTGCGCCCGCCGAAGTGGCCCGCTGGAAGCAGCAGGCCCGGCAGGTGGCGGTGACGCGCGACACCTGGGGCGTGCCCCACATCAGCGGCAAAACCGACGCCGACGCCGTATTTGGGGCCCTGTATACGCAGTGCGAGGACGACTTTGCGCGGGTGGAAGACAACTACCTCACCGCCCTGGGCCGCCGTGCCGAAGTGGACGGCGAAAAAGCCCTCTACGAAGACCTGCGGGCCCGGCTGTTCATGGACAGCACCCAGGCCATTGCCGTGTACGGCCGCAGCCCGGTGTGGATGAAAAGCCTGCTCAACGCCTTCGCCGCCGGCACCAACTACTACCTGGCCACCCACCCCGACGTGCACCCGCGGCGCATCCGCCGCTTCCAGCCCTGGATGCCGCTGCTCTTCAGCGAGGGCAGCATTGGGGGCAACGTGAGCGTGGTGCCCGTGGAGCGCCTCAAGGCCTTCTACAGCCAGCAGAAGCCCACCTCGTGGCAGGGGCCCCGGCCAGCAGCGGAAGGGGAGGGCTTCGACCGCAGCTCGGTGGGCTCGAACGGCTTTGCCATTGCGCCGGCCAAAAGCGCCTCGGGCCACGCCCTGCTGCTGATTAACCCGCACACCTCGTTCTACTTCCGCTCCGAATTGCAGATGACGAGCGCCGCCGGCCTCAACGCCTACGGGGCCGTAACGTGGGGCCAGTTCTTTATCTACCAGGGTTTCAACGCCAAGTGCGGCTGGATGCACACCTCCAGCTACGCCGACTCGATGGACGAGTACCTGGAAACGGTGACGGAAAAGGACGGCAAGTATTACTACCAGTACGATGGCCAAACCTTGCCCGTGCGCGCCCAGCCCGTCACGCTGGCGTATGTGAAAGATGGCCAGCTACTGCGCCGAAAGTTTGTGGGCTACCACACGCCCCACGGCCCCGTGGTGGGCCTGCAAGACGGTAAGTGGGTGACGGTGAAGATGATGGATGCCCCGCTCGCCGCCCTGGAGCAGTCGTACCTGCGCACCAAGGCCACCGACTACGCCAGCTTTAAGGAGGTGATGCGCCTGAACGGCAACGCCTCCAACAACACCGTGTTTGCCGACGCCAAGGGCACCATTGCCTACTGGCACGGCAACTTCATGCCCCGCCGCCCCGCCGGCCCCGACTGGAGCAAGCCCGTGGACGGCAGCACCAAGGCCACCGAGTGGCAGGGCCTGCACCCGGTGGAAGACCTCGTGCAGGTGCGCAACCCCGCCAGCGGCTTCATCCAGAACTGCAACGGCACGCCCTTTACCGTGGCGGGCCCCGGCAGCAGCCCCGACCCGGCCAAGTACCCCGCCTACATGGCCCCCGAGCCCGACAACTACCGAGAAATCAACGCCGTGCGGGTGCTGAGCCGCCGCCAAGCCTTCACCCTCGACACGCTCATCGCCGCGGCCGACGACCCGCACCTGGCCGGCTTCGAGAAGCTGCTGCCCGCTGCCCTGCGCGACTGCCAGCTGCTGCTGGACGCCGCCAGCGACGCGCCGCTGCCCGCCGGGGTGAAAGCGGCCCTGCCCGTGCTGCGCGCCTGGAACCTGAACTACAGCGCCACCTCGGTGGCCCAAACGCTGGCCATTTATTGGGCCGAGCGGATGCAGCGCCTGGCCCGCCCCCGCGTACCAGCCGGCCAAACCCTGGACTACATCGCCTTCACGCAGTTCGTCATCGACCACGTTACGCCCGAGGAAAAAGCCGCCGCCCTGGGCGAAACCCTGGCTGAGCTCACCCGCGACTTCGGCCGCTGGGACGTGGCCTGGGGCGAGGTGAACCGCTACCAGCGCCTGACCGGCAAAATCGACGAAACTTACGACGACGCCCAGCCCAGCCTGCCGGTGGCCTTTACCTCGTCGGCCTGGGGCTCGCTGGCGGCGTTCGGGGCCCGTACGGCGCCGAACACCAAGAAGCGCTACGGCTACGTGGGCAACAGCTTCGTGGCCGTGGTGGAGTTTGGGCCCCGCGTGGTGGCCCGCTCGGTCGTCACCGGTGGCCAGGACAGCCGCCCCGGGGCCCCGCACTTCACCGACCAAGCCCCCCTCTATACCCAAGGCAAATTCAAAGACGTGTGGTTTTACCCCGAAGACGTGGCCCAGCACGTGGCGCGGCAGTACCACCCCGGCGAGTAG
- a CDS encoding MbnP family protein: MNRFYLWALLLPLAISGCKKDEAAGADTGSVALDLTHVVGTAPLAFDGTSYSKSDGQTFKVTKFKYLLSNVQLLRADGTAYAAPESYYLVDAAQTATLHLVVPGVPLANYTGLRFVVGVDAARNTAGAQTEALDPNNDLYWDWTAGYVFLKMEGTSPQAPHPAAAAEGGLRFHVGDNGTQRTITFAGAPLVVTATQAPAVHLRVNVLALFDNAGAPSKNIDFSKTSDVMGGASAPAVADNYAAGLFTLERVAAN; this comes from the coding sequence ATGAACCGATTTTACCTCTGGGCCCTGCTGTTGCCGCTGGCCATTAGTGGCTGTAAAAAAGACGAAGCCGCTGGGGCCGACACGGGCAGCGTGGCGCTGGACCTGACGCACGTGGTGGGCACTGCGCCCCTGGCCTTCGATGGCACGAGCTACTCAAAATCGGACGGCCAAACCTTCAAGGTTACCAAGTTTAAGTACCTGCTCTCGAACGTGCAGCTGCTGCGGGCCGACGGCACCGCGTATGCCGCACCCGAGAGCTACTACCTCGTGGACGCCGCCCAAACCGCCACCCTGCACCTGGTGGTGCCGGGCGTGCCGCTGGCCAACTACACTGGCCTACGCTTCGTGGTGGGCGTAGACGCAGCCCGCAACACCGCTGGGGCCCAAACCGAGGCCCTCGACCCCAACAACGACCTGTACTGGGACTGGACCGCGGGCTACGTGTTCCTGAAAATGGAGGGCACTTCCCCCCAGGCCCCCCACCCGGCGGCCGCGGCCGAGGGCGGCCTGCGCTTCCACGTCGGCGACAACGGCACCCAGCGCACCATTACCTTCGCCGGGGCCCCACTGGTCGTGACGGCCACCCAGGCGCCCGCCGTGCATTTGCGGGTGAACGTGCTGGCCCTGTTCGACAACGCTGGGGCCCCCAGCAAGAACATCGATTTCAGCAAAACTTCCGACGTGATGGGCGGGGCCAGCGCGCCCGCCGTGGCCGATAATTACGCCGCCGGCCTGTTCACCCTAGAGCGCGTGGCTGCCAATTAA
- a CDS encoding cytochrome-c peroxidase, whose product MKHFSSQVLRRTRGWVAAGLVGVIAVAACSRDGGSGDAPTPTPPLAAPTPYALVLPSNFPGSPLLPADNPLTVEGVDLGRHLFYEKTLSVDNSISCASCHRQSLAFTDGLAHAVGVNGAKHPRSAMALSNLLWDPLLTWDGTSAGLETQARTPLTNDIEMHQTLAASVAKLQAQPAYVTRFAKAFGAGALTEDNMLKALSQFVRTLVSGNSRYDRYRRGDRSVLSADEVRGLQLFITHPTGTAIGRGGNCADCHAGDLQTNHLFVNNGLDRTFPDLGRAVPTGLASDQGKFRIPSLRNIALTGPYMHDGRFTTLEDVLAHYNEHIEYGSPNLDPNILNGTNSPLGIGQPLGLTDTEKKQIVLFLRTLTDSTFIQDPRFSQPTD is encoded by the coding sequence ATGAAGCATTTTTCTTCGCAAGTGCTGCGCCGAACGCGCGGGTGGGTGGCCGCCGGCCTGGTGGGCGTAATTGCGGTGGCCGCGTGCAGCCGCGACGGCGGCAGCGGCGACGCGCCCACCCCGACGCCCCCGCTCGCCGCGCCCACGCCCTACGCCCTGGTGCTGCCCAGCAACTTCCCCGGCAGCCCGCTGCTGCCCGCCGACAACCCCCTCACGGTGGAAGGCGTGGACCTGGGCCGGCACTTGTTCTACGAAAAAACGCTGTCGGTTGACAACAGTATTTCCTGCGCCTCGTGCCACCGCCAGTCGCTGGCCTTCACCGATGGGCTGGCCCACGCCGTGGGCGTGAACGGGGCCAAGCACCCGCGCAGCGCCATGGCCCTCAGTAACTTGCTCTGGGACCCGCTGCTGACCTGGGACGGCACTTCGGCGGGGTTGGAGACGCAGGCCCGCACCCCGCTCACTAACGATATCGAGATGCACCAGACGCTGGCCGCCAGCGTGGCCAAGCTCCAGGCCCAGCCGGCCTACGTGACGCGGTTTGCCAAAGCCTTCGGGGCGGGGGCCCTCACGGAGGACAATATGCTGAAGGCCCTGTCCCAGTTCGTGCGCACGCTGGTGTCGGGCAACTCGCGCTACGACCGCTACCGCCGCGGCGACCGCAGCGTGCTCTCGGCCGACGAGGTGCGCGGCTTGCAGCTGTTCATCACCCACCCCACGGGCACGGCCATCGGCCGCGGCGGCAACTGCGCCGACTGCCACGCCGGCGACCTGCAAACCAATCACCTCTTCGTCAACAACGGCCTCGACCGCACCTTCCCCGACCTGGGCCGCGCCGTGCCCACGGGCCTGGCGTCGGACCAGGGCAAGTTCCGCATCCCATCACTGCGCAACATCGCCCTCACGGGGCCCTACATGCACGACGGCCGCTTCACCACCCTGGAGGACGTGCTGGCCCACTACAACGAGCACATCGAGTACGGCAGCCCCAACCTCGACCCCAACATCCTCAACGGCACCAACAGCCCCCTCGGCATCGGCCAGCCCCTGGGCCTGACGGATACCGAGAAGAAGCAAATCGTGCTGTTTTTGCGAACGTTGACCGATTCCACGTTCATCCAGGACCCGCGCTTCAGCCAGCCTACGGACTGA
- a CDS encoding PepSY domain-containing protein yields the protein MQSNLTSPGAPAATPARAASPVRRFVGRNVYRWHRVLGLVTVVPVIMWTLSGLSHPLMSNWLRPTIAHETVPAPPLPTAALAVPVAQVLAQYHLAAVRNLRVVQYRHRPYYQLTDGLGRPRYFAAATGQELPGGDLAYAEDVARYLLADSTSAVARAERLTHYTGDYKFINRLLPVWKITFARPDGMAVFVETGQSRMGTFNNHARATFLWVFGMLHNWDFLDALPRPLHLGIMLVFTTVIWLSALSGLVIYGFVRKKLRQPRSAQDATGWLRRRHRTVGLWVAFVSFTFALSASYHLWQKFTPDQRDDVARVNSFAAAELTWPLAGALAGPAGAAPVVQVSLARVGGRPCYRLVRRAPAGPLAVEYRSTYDGQPLPDGEFRYARELGQEFLEKLSNPAALAASAASAASAPLADCCVAPALAAETPAAVGTPAAGPAPAPANLLSPELVTKFAGEYGFVNKRLPVVKLAFAGPGHPALYVEPATGRLAALVRDGDRREGLSFAVLHKFFLMDWAGKNVRDLVAMLSALGVLSVTLYGFALLLRTRR from the coding sequence ATGCAATCCAACCTCACTTCCCCCGGGGCCCCCGCGGCCACCCCGGCGCGGGCCGCCTCGCCGGTGCGGCGCTTCGTGGGCCGCAACGTGTACCGCTGGCACCGGGTGCTGGGCCTGGTCACCGTGGTACCCGTTATCATGTGGACGCTCAGTGGGCTTTCGCACCCGCTGATGTCCAACTGGTTGCGGCCCACCATTGCCCACGAAACCGTGCCCGCGCCGCCGCTGCCCACCGCTGCGTTGGCGGTACCCGTGGCGCAGGTGCTGGCCCAATACCACTTGGCCGCTGTGCGCAATCTGCGCGTGGTGCAGTACCGCCACCGGCCGTATTACCAGCTCACCGATGGCCTCGGGCGGCCCCGCTACTTCGCCGCCGCCACCGGCCAGGAGCTGCCCGGCGGCGACTTGGCTTACGCCGAGGACGTGGCCCGCTACCTGCTGGCCGACTCGACCAGCGCCGTGGCCCGCGCCGAGCGCCTGACCCACTACACCGGCGACTACAAGTTCATCAACCGCCTGCTGCCGGTCTGGAAAATTACCTTCGCCCGGCCCGACGGCATGGCTGTATTCGTCGAAACCGGGCAGAGCCGGATGGGCACGTTCAACAACCACGCCCGGGCCACCTTCCTGTGGGTATTTGGGATGCTGCACAACTGGGATTTCCTCGATGCGCTGCCCCGGCCGCTGCACCTGGGTATCATGCTGGTGTTCACCACCGTTATCTGGCTGTCGGCGCTGAGCGGGCTGGTTATCTACGGCTTCGTGCGGAAGAAATTGCGGCAGCCCCGCTCGGCCCAGGACGCCACTGGCTGGCTGCGCCGGCGGCACCGCACGGTGGGCCTGTGGGTGGCGTTCGTCTCGTTCACCTTCGCCCTCAGCGCCTCGTACCACCTGTGGCAAAAATTCACGCCCGACCAGCGCGACGACGTGGCCCGCGTCAACTCCTTCGCGGCGGCGGAGCTGACCTGGCCGCTGGCCGGGGCCCTGGCCGGCCCGGCCGGGGCCGCGCCGGTGGTGCAGGTGTCGCTGGCCCGCGTGGGCGGCCGGCCCTGCTACCGCCTCGTGCGCCGGGCCCCCGCCGGGCCCCTCGCCGTGGAGTACCGGAGCACCTACGACGGCCAGCCCCTGCCCGATGGCGAGTTTCGCTACGCCCGCGAGCTGGGCCAGGAGTTCCTGGAGAAGCTGAGCAATCCCGCCGCCCTGGCCGCCAGCGCCGCCAGCGCCGCCAGCGCCCCCCTGGCCGACTGCTGCGTGGCCCCCGCCCTCGCCGCCGAGACCCCGGCCGCCGTCGGCACGCCTGCTGCGGGGCCCGCCCCGGCCCCGGCCAACCTGCTCAGCCCTGAATTGGTAACCAAATTCGCCGGCGAGTACGGCTTCGTGAACAAGCGCCTGCCGGTGGTGAAGCTGGCCTTCGCCGGCCCTGGCCACCCGGCCCTGTACGTGGAGCCCGCCACCGGCCGCCTCGCCGCCCTGGTGCGCGACGGCGACCGGCGCGAGGGCCTGTCGTTCGCCGTGCTCCACAAGTTTTTTCTGATGGACTGGGCCGGCAAAAACGTGCGCGACCTCGTGGCCATGCTCTCGGCCCTGGGGGTGCTGAGCGTGACGCTGTACGGCTTCGCGCTGCTGCTGCGCACGCGGCGCTAG
- a CDS encoding S41 family peptidase produces the protein MAVIFRLRRWSAGVGLVWLAACQPQPAAEAPVLARVVPKAQVLADLALFQRIKEAAHAGIYKYRTKAQMDSAFAAACSQVTDSLTVVDVYRLVVRVTDFEGSLHNDTSLPDAVRDELRAAPAFFPYPVKLVAGQLLLNAARGPLPLGAAIASINGIPARQLVRELGRYYTTDGLNITGKTVGLAANFPEYYRLEYGPQAAFKVRYTLPNSPDALTQTVPAVPYRAYQQAFEARHSKPFDNAFFADAPRKYTFRLLPNRSAAVLTINTFDIGEEGTAGHKRYEAFLDSCFGLLRRTPAITDLLVDVRANGGGDDNNDMLAFSYLARAPFRENKGAAVSFPRVPYRRYLSFEKDTAERAATVRETAEKLRTDFARGPTGQLHQTAASNPVFQPRKNRFRGRLYLLISPRLASAGSMFAAMVRGNTAAVVVGEETMGGYYGHTGHGELAYTLPNTGIQTRFYWVDLQQDVPRKASQPPGRGVLPNYPVAQSPADFLANRDPQLAFALKLMATKAAGGGPHPSQRIECSVDATRPRS, from the coding sequence GTGGCGGTAATTTTTCGATTACGGCGTTGGAGCGCGGGCGTTGGCCTGGTTTGGCTGGCCGCGTGCCAGCCGCAGCCGGCGGCCGAAGCTCCGGTCCTGGCCCGCGTGGTGCCCAAGGCGCAGGTTTTGGCTGATTTGGCCTTGTTCCAGCGCATCAAGGAGGCGGCCCACGCCGGCATTTACAAGTACCGCACTAAGGCCCAGATGGACAGCGCCTTTGCCGCCGCCTGCTCCCAAGTCACGGACAGCCTGACGGTTGTTGACGTGTACCGGCTAGTGGTGCGCGTCACGGATTTTGAGGGCAGCCTCCACAACGACACCTCCCTGCCCGATGCCGTGCGCGACGAGCTGCGCGCGGCCCCCGCGTTTTTCCCGTACCCGGTGAAGCTGGTGGCGGGCCAGCTGCTGCTAAACGCGGCCCGGGGTCCCCTGCCGCTGGGGGCCGCCATTGCCAGCATCAACGGTATTCCGGCCCGGCAGTTGGTGCGCGAGCTGGGCCGCTACTACACCACCGACGGGCTGAACATCACCGGCAAAACCGTGGGCTTGGCGGCGAATTTCCCCGAATACTACCGGCTCGAATACGGCCCGCAAGCCGCTTTCAAGGTGCGCTACACGCTGCCAAATAGCCCAGATGCCTTGACGCAAACCGTGCCCGCCGTGCCGTACCGCGCCTACCAGCAGGCCTTCGAAGCCCGCCATTCCAAGCCGTTCGACAACGCATTTTTTGCCGATGCCCCGCGCAAGTACACGTTCCGGTTGCTACCCAACCGGTCAGCGGCGGTACTGACCATCAACACGTTTGACATTGGCGAAGAGGGCACGGCGGGGCACAAGCGGTACGAGGCGTTCCTAGATTCGTGTTTTGGGCTATTGCGCCGGACGCCGGCCATCACCGACCTGCTGGTGGACGTGCGGGCCAACGGTGGCGGCGACGACAACAACGACATGCTGGCCTTTTCCTACCTGGCCCGTGCTCCGTTTCGGGAGAATAAGGGCGCCGCCGTCAGCTTCCCGCGGGTGCCGTACCGCCGGTACCTCAGCTTCGAAAAAGACACCGCCGAGCGCGCCGCCACGGTGCGGGAAACAGCGGAGAAGTTGCGCACCGATTTCGCCCGGGGCCCCACCGGCCAGCTGCACCAAACTGCTGCGAGCAACCCGGTTTTTCAACCCCGGAAAAACCGGTTCCGGGGCCGCCTGTACCTGCTCATCAGCCCGCGCCTGGCCTCGGCCGGCTCCATGTTCGCGGCCATGGTGCGCGGCAACACCGCCGCCGTGGTTGTCGGCGAGGAAACCATGGGTGGCTACTACGGCCACACCGGCCACGGTGAGCTGGCCTACACCCTGCCCAACACCGGCATTCAAACTAGGTTCTACTGGGTTGATTTGCAGCAGGATGTGCCGCGCAAAGCCAGCCAGCCGCCCGGCCGGGGCGTTCTGCCCAATTACCCCGTGGCGCAGTCCCCCGCCGATTTCCTGGCCAACCGCGACCCGCAATTGGCCTTTGCGCTAAAGCTGATGGCCACCAAGGCAGCCGGCGGGGGCCCCCACCCTAGCCAGCGGATTGAATGTAGCGTGGACGCTACGCGTCCGCGTAGTTGA
- the nagA gene encoding N-acetylglucosamine-6-phosphate deacetylase — translation MFSPTTMRYLLTNCTVYTGHAVLPNHAVLVDNELIADVLPAAEAPADVPRHDLGGANLCPGFIDLQLYGGGSILFSVEPTAAALADLRAHTLRHGTTSFLPTMPTNAPELMQAAIAAVRAALPTTPGLLGLHLEGPYLNPFKKGAHRAEFIQRPEPGALAELLAASTGVLRIMTLAPEMAAPATVAQLRAAGVVCSAGHSDATFAQGQAAFRGGFAAATHLFNAMSGLLHRAPGLVGAVLDDEAVAASVVADGVHVDYAALRIAHKIMGERLFLITDAVNESTHGAYQFHRQGDHFVDANGTLAGSALTLLAAVRNCVQHVGIALPEALRMASLYPARVLGLAGHLGLIQPGYRADLCAFDHDFNAQATVLHGELHRWA, via the coding sequence ATGTTCTCCCCTACCACCATGCGCTACTTGCTCACCAATTGCACCGTGTATACGGGCCACGCCGTGCTGCCCAACCACGCCGTGCTGGTAGATAATGAACTAATTGCCGACGTTTTGCCCGCCGCCGAGGCCCCCGCCGACGTACCCCGCCACGACCTGGGTGGCGCCAACCTTTGCCCGGGCTTCATCGATTTGCAACTGTATGGCGGGGGCAGCATCCTGTTTTCCGTCGAGCCCACCGCCGCGGCTTTGGCCGACCTGCGGGCCCACACGCTGCGCCACGGCACCACCAGCTTCCTGCCCACCATGCCCACCAACGCGCCCGAGTTGATGCAGGCGGCCATCGCGGCGGTGCGCGCGGCCCTGCCCACCACGCCCGGCCTGCTGGGCCTGCACCTGGAGGGCCCCTACCTCAACCCCTTCAAGAAAGGCGCGCACCGCGCCGAGTTTATCCAGCGGCCCGAGCCGGGGGCCCTGGCCGAGCTGCTGGCCGCCAGCACCGGCGTGCTCCGCATCATGACGCTGGCCCCGGAAATGGCCGCGCCCGCAACCGTGGCCCAGCTGCGCGCCGCCGGCGTGGTGTGCTCGGCGGGCCACTCCGACGCGACGTTTGCCCAAGGACAGGCGGCGTTTCGGGGCGGGTTTGCGGCGGCCACGCACTTATTCAACGCCATGTCGGGGCTGCTACACCGGGCCCCGGGGCTGGTGGGGGCCGTATTAGACGACGAGGCGGTAGCCGCCAGCGTGGTGGCCGACGGCGTGCACGTCGACTACGCCGCCCTCCGCATCGCCCACAAAATCATGGGCGAACGGCTATTCCTCATCACCGACGCCGTAAATGAATCGACCCACGGAGCCTACCAGTTTCACCGCCAGGGCGACCATTTTGTAGACGCCAACGGCACGCTCGCCGGCTCGGCCCTTACGCTGCTGGCGGCCGTGCGCAATTGCGTGCAGCACGTGGGCATCGCCCTGCCCGAGGCCCTGCGCATGGCCAGCCTCTACCCCGCCCGCGTGCTGGGCCTGGCCGGCCACCTGGGCCTCATCCAGCCCGGCTACCGGGCCGACCTGTGCGCGTTCGACCACGACTTCAACGCGCAAGCCACCGTGCTGCACGGCGAGCTGCACCGCTGGGCGTAG
- the fbaA gene encoding class II fructose-bisphosphate aldolase, with protein MLTPSTGRLRAGVLHGDEVQQLFQRAKAEGYALPAVNVTGTDTVNGVLEAARDLNSPVMVQFSNGGAQFFAGKAVPNDKQQASIAGGISGAQHVHAMAALYDVPVVLHTDHAAKKLLPWIDGLLDAGEKHFAQHGQPLYSSHMLDLSEEPIEENIEICAKYLARMAKMGMTLEIELGVTGGEEDGVDNSDVDSSKLYTQPSEVAYAYEELSKISPRFTIAAAFGNVHGVYKPGNVRLEPKILHNSQEFLREKHKIEAALPIDFVFHGGSGSSQAEIREAISYGAIKMNIDTDLQWALWEGIKDYYVKNEAYLQGQIGNPNGPDSPNKKYYDPRVWLREGEKTFVARLKHAFEDLNAVNRRG; from the coding sequence ATGTTAACTCCTTCCACTGGCCGCCTGCGCGCCGGCGTGCTGCACGGCGACGAAGTGCAACAGCTTTTCCAACGCGCCAAGGCCGAGGGCTACGCCCTGCCCGCGGTGAACGTGACCGGCACCGACACCGTGAACGGCGTGCTAGAAGCGGCCCGCGACCTGAACTCGCCCGTGATGGTGCAGTTCTCGAACGGTGGCGCCCAGTTCTTCGCCGGCAAGGCGGTGCCCAACGACAAGCAGCAGGCCAGCATTGCCGGTGGCATTTCGGGGGCCCAGCACGTGCACGCCATGGCCGCCCTCTACGACGTGCCGGTGGTGCTCCACACCGACCACGCCGCCAAGAAGCTGCTGCCCTGGATCGACGGCCTGCTCGACGCCGGCGAGAAGCACTTTGCCCAGCACGGCCAGCCGCTGTACAGCTCGCACATGCTCGACTTGTCGGAAGAGCCGATTGAGGAGAACATCGAAATCTGCGCCAAGTACCTGGCCCGCATGGCCAAAATGGGCATGACGCTGGAAATTGAGCTGGGCGTGACCGGCGGCGAGGAAGACGGCGTGGACAACTCCGACGTCGATTCAAGCAAGCTCTACACCCAGCCCTCGGAGGTGGCCTACGCCTACGAGGAGCTGAGCAAAATCAGCCCGCGCTTCACCATTGCGGCGGCCTTTGGCAACGTGCACGGCGTGTACAAGCCCGGCAACGTGCGGCTGGAGCCCAAAATCCTGCACAACTCGCAGGAGTTTTTGCGCGAGAAGCACAAGATCGAGGCGGCGCTGCCCATCGATTTCGTGTTCCACGGCGGCTCGGGCTCAAGCCAGGCGGAAATCCGCGAGGCCATCAGCTACGGCGCCATTAAGATGAACATTGACACCGACTTGCAGTGGGCACTGTGGGAAGGCATAAAGGACTACTACGTGAAGAACGAGGCCTACTTGCAGGGCCAAATTGGCAACCCCAACGGCCCCGACTCGCCCAACAAAAAATATTACGACCCCCGCGTGTGGCTGCGCGAAGGCGAAAAAACCTTCGTGGCGCGCCTCAAGCACGCCTTTGAGGACCTGAACGCGGTGAACCGCCGCGGCTAG